Proteins encoded together in one Bacteroides zoogleoformans window:
- a CDS encoding alpha-galactosidase, giving the protein MDFKKRTNLFLGTLLLTGGLFAQSVYVFTPNTSLVLSAPEGGKLEYLYYGGKLSDADMQNLEASQWKHAAYPEYGMNCPAETALAVRHADGNMTLQLEVLKVAVSKEADAVKTVVSLKDKVYPFFVDVCYKAWQDADVIEAWTEITHREKNSVLLSQFASAYLPIRRGEVWLSHLYGSWGNEGRLFQEPLAPGMKIIKNKDGVRNSHTSHAEVMFSLDGKPQENTGDVIGAALCYSGNYKLRIDTNDDEYHHFFAGINEENSAYALKKDELFRTPELALTYSGEGLSGSSRNFHRWARLHKLAHGTTPRKVLLNSWEGVYFDINQEGMDQMMADIASMGGELFVMDDGWFGDKYPRKDDRSSLGDWVVDKNKLPQGIEGLLSDAKKHGIKFGIWIEPEMANTVSELYEQHPEWVIKAPGRDLVLGRGGTQVVLDLANPAVQDYVFKIVDNLMTAYPAIDYIKWDANMSIMNHGSQYLTKDNQSHLYIEYHRGFEKVCQRIRSKYPDLTIQACASGGGRANYGVLPYFDEFWVSDNTDALQRVYMQWGASYFFPAIAMASHISATPNHQTFRSIPLKYRIDVAMSGRLGMEIQPKNMTDDEKALCKKAIAEYKLIRPIVQMGDIYRLLSPYDHLGAASLMYVASEKDKAVFYWWKTEHFCNQHLPRVKMAGLCPDKHYKVHELNRIDNVPLKFEGKTFSGAYLMANGLEIPYNHRVDYHKQNDYSSRVLYLEEVK; this is encoded by the coding sequence ATGGATTTTAAGAAGCGAACCAATTTATTTTTGGGAACATTGCTGCTGACCGGCGGCTTGTTTGCCCAAAGCGTGTATGTATTTACCCCTAACACCTCTTTGGTGCTCTCTGCGCCCGAGGGTGGAAAGCTGGAATACTTGTATTATGGCGGTAAGCTTTCTGACGCGGATATGCAGAATCTCGAAGCGTCTCAGTGGAAGCATGCGGCCTATCCGGAGTATGGCATGAACTGTCCTGCGGAAACCGCTCTTGCCGTGAGGCATGCCGATGGCAATATGACATTGCAGTTGGAAGTGCTGAAGGTCGCCGTTTCTAAAGAAGCCGATGCGGTGAAAACGGTGGTGTCGCTGAAAGACAAGGTGTATCCTTTCTTCGTGGATGTTTGCTATAAGGCGTGGCAAGATGCCGATGTCATCGAGGCTTGGACGGAGATTACTCACAGGGAGAAGAACTCCGTGCTGCTCAGTCAGTTTGCCTCTGCCTACCTGCCCATCCGTCGTGGCGAGGTATGGCTGTCCCATCTGTATGGCTCGTGGGGCAATGAAGGCCGGCTCTTCCAAGAGCCTCTGGCGCCCGGAATGAAGATTATCAAGAACAAGGACGGTGTGCGCAACTCCCACACGTCGCATGCCGAAGTGATGTTTTCACTGGATGGCAAACCGCAGGAGAATACCGGCGATGTGATTGGTGCGGCTCTGTGTTACAGCGGAAACTACAAACTACGCATCGATACGAACGACGACGAGTATCACCATTTCTTTGCAGGCATCAACGAAGAAAACTCTGCCTATGCATTGAAGAAAGACGAACTGTTCCGCACTCCCGAACTGGCACTCACCTATAGCGGCGAGGGATTGAGCGGCAGCAGCCGCAACTTCCACCGCTGGGCACGCTTGCATAAGCTGGCCCATGGCACCACGCCCCGAAAGGTTCTGCTGAACAGCTGGGAAGGAGTCTATTTTGATATCAATCAGGAGGGTATGGACCAGATGATGGCCGATATCGCTTCCATGGGCGGTGAACTGTTCGTCATGGATGACGGATGGTTTGGCGATAAATATCCCCGTAAGGACGACAGATCTTCGCTGGGCGATTGGGTGGTGGATAAGAACAAACTCCCCCAAGGCATTGAAGGACTGCTGTCGGACGCCAAGAAACACGGCATTAAGTTCGGCATCTGGATTGAACCGGAAATGGCAAATACCGTCAGCGAACTCTATGAACAGCATCCCGAATGGGTCATCAAGGCTCCCGGACGCGACCTCGTATTGGGACGAGGCGGCACGCAGGTGGTACTCGATCTTGCCAACCCTGCCGTGCAGGACTATGTCTTTAAAATTGTGGACAATCTGATGACGGCTTATCCTGCCATAGACTATATCAAGTGGGATGCCAACATGTCCATCATGAATCATGGTTCTCAATATCTGACGAAAGACAATCAGAGTCATCTGTACATCGAGTATCATCGTGGCTTCGAGAAGGTTTGCCAACGCATCCGCAGCAAATACCCCGACCTCACCATTCAGGCTTGTGCCAGTGGCGGCGGCCGTGCCAACTACGGTGTTTTGCCTTACTTCGATGAGTTCTGGGTGAGCGACAATACCGACGCCTTGCAACGTGTCTATATGCAATGGGGCGCTTCTTATTTCTTCCCCGCCATCGCCATGGCTTCGCACATCAGCGCCACTCCCAATCACCAGACGTTCCGCAGCATCCCCCTGAAATATCGCATCGATGTGGCAATGAGCGGTCGTCTGGGCATGGAGATTCAACCCAAGAACATGACAGACGACGAGAAGGCTTTGTGCAAGAAGGCCATTGCCGAGTATAAACTCATCCGCCCCATCGTGCAGATGGGAGATATTTACCGTCTGCTGTCTCCCTATGACCATTTGGGAGCGGCTTCCTTGATGTATGTTGCCTCCGAAAAGGATAAAGCGGTATTCTATTGGTGGAAAACCGAGCATTTCTGCAATCAGCACCTGCCGCGTGTGAAGATGGCCGGCCTCTGCCCCGACAAGCACTATAAGGTGCACGAACTGAACCGTATCGACAATGTGCCTTTGAAATTCGAGGGAAAGACGTTCAGCGGTGCCTATCTCATGGCCAACGGTCTGGAAATACCTTATAACCACAGGGTGGATTATCACAAGCAGAACGATTATTCAAGTCGTGTGCTCTACCTGGAAGAGGTTAAGTGA
- a CDS encoding OmpA family protein — protein sequence MKKMKITALLLCGTILLGSCGTMNNTTKGGIIGGGSGAAAGAIIGGLLGKGKGAAIGAAIGAAVGTGTGVAIGRKMDKKAAEAAKIEGAQVEQVTDVNGLPAVKVAFDAGILFGFNSSALSNNAKSSLRELAQILKEDATTDIAIIGHTDKVGSYDANVKVSNNRAYAVENYLQSCGVSPAQFKKVQGVAYDQYDESKTAAQNRRVEVYLYASEQMIKNAESAN from the coding sequence ATGAAGAAAATGAAAATTACAGCATTACTGCTGTGCGGTACCATACTGCTGGGCAGTTGCGGTACAATGAACAACACGACAAAAGGCGGTATTATCGGCGGAGGTTCCGGCGCTGCCGCAGGTGCCATCATAGGCGGACTGTTAGGCAAAGGCAAAGGGGCTGCCATCGGGGCTGCCATCGGGGCTGCCGTAGGTACGGGAACCGGAGTTGCCATTGGCCGTAAAATGGACAAAAAGGCGGCCGAAGCCGCCAAGATTGAAGGCGCACAAGTTGAGCAAGTGACCGACGTCAATGGCCTGCCGGCCGTAAAGGTTGCTTTCGATGCAGGCATCTTGTTCGGGTTCAACTCTTCCGCATTGAGCAACAATGCAAAATCTTCCTTGCGAGAACTTGCACAGATCTTGAAAGAAGACGCTACTACGGACATCGCCATCATCGGCCATACAGACAAAGTGGGTAGCTACGACGCCAACGTAAAGGTTTCAAACAACCGTGCTTATGCCGTCGAAAATTACTTGCAAAGCTGCGGCGTTTCTCCTGCCCAATTCAAAAAAGTGCAAGGTGTTGCCTATGACCAATACGACGAAAGCAAAACTGCCGCTCAAAATCGTCGTGTAGAGGTATATCTGTATGCCAGCGAGCAGATGATTAAGAATGCCGAATCGGCCAACTAA
- the mtgA gene encoding monofunctional biosynthetic peptidoglycan transglycosylase: MKLRKPLRILRNVILFFFISTISAVVLYRFLPIYVTPLMVIRSVQQLSKGESPVWHHTWVSSDKISPHLPMAVIASEDNRFATHNGFDFIEIKKAMKEAEKGRRRRGASTISQQTAKNVFLWPASSWLRKGFEVYFTWMIELCWSKERIMEVYLNSIEMGRGIYGAEAAAKHKFSTTAARLSAGQCALIAATLPNPIRFDSARPSSYIKKRQEQILRLMKLVPKFPPVEKAKERKEKKEKKGKKVK; the protein is encoded by the coding sequence ATGAAGCTTCGTAAACCATTGCGAATCCTACGCAACGTCATACTCTTCTTTTTCATTTCCACTATATCCGCGGTGGTGCTCTACCGCTTTCTGCCCATCTACGTCACCCCGCTGATGGTGATTCGCAGCGTGCAGCAGCTATCCAAGGGAGAAAGCCCGGTCTGGCATCATACATGGGTGTCGTCCGACAAGATTTCGCCCCACCTGCCCATGGCGGTCATCGCCTCGGAAGACAACCGCTTCGCCACGCACAACGGGTTCGACTTCATAGAGATAAAGAAAGCCATGAAGGAGGCCGAGAAAGGGAGAAGAAGACGGGGAGCGAGCACCATCAGCCAGCAGACGGCAAAGAATGTGTTCCTCTGGCCGGCATCTTCGTGGCTGCGCAAAGGTTTCGAGGTCTATTTCACGTGGATGATAGAGCTGTGCTGGTCCAAAGAGCGAATCATGGAGGTGTATCTAAACTCCATCGAGATGGGCAGGGGCATCTATGGAGCAGAGGCAGCGGCCAAGCATAAGTTCAGCACCACAGCCGCCAGACTGTCCGCCGGGCAATGCGCACTGATAGCGGCCACACTGCCCAACCCGATACGCTTTGATTCGGCGCGTCCTTCGTCTTACATCAAAAAGCGGCAAGAACAGATTTTACGTCTGATGAAATTAGTGCCGAAGTTTCCTCCGGTGGAGAAGGCGAAAGAGAGAAAAGAGAAGAAAGAAAAGAAGGGAAAGAAGGTAAAATAG
- a CDS encoding cytochrome d ubiquinol oxidase subunit II, translating to MDTYIFFQHYWWFVVSLLGAILVFLLFVQGGNSLLFCLGKTEEQKKMMINSTGRKWEFTFTTLVTFGGAFFASFPLFYSTSFGGAYWLWMIILFSFVLQAVSYEFQSKAGNLLGKTTYRTFLVINGVVGPLLLGGAVATFFTGSEFYIDKGNLTDAAMPVISRWANAGHGLDALLNPWNVVLGLAVFFLSRILGALYFINNINDEELVARCRRSLWGNAGLFLLFFLAFVIRTLVSPGYAVRPETGEVFMEPYKYLTNFLQMPAVLLLFLVGVLAVLWGIVRTLWKASFDRGIWFAGIGTVLTVLSLLLVAGYNNTAYYPSTHHLQSSLTLANSCSSLFTLRVMAYVSILVPFVLAYIFYAWRSIDIRKIDANEMKEGEHTY from the coding sequence ATGGACACTTATATCTTTTTTCAGCACTATTGGTGGTTTGTAGTATCCTTGTTGGGAGCGATTCTGGTATTCCTGCTCTTCGTGCAGGGAGGCAACTCTCTTCTGTTCTGCTTGGGCAAGACGGAGGAGCAGAAGAAGATGATGATCAACTCCACGGGACGCAAGTGGGAGTTTACTTTCACCACCCTGGTCACCTTCGGCGGTGCGTTCTTCGCCTCCTTCCCCCTGTTCTACAGCACCAGTTTCGGCGGCGCCTACTGGCTGTGGATGATTATCCTCTTCAGCTTCGTGTTGCAGGCCGTCAGCTACGAGTTCCAGTCCAAGGCGGGAAATCTGTTGGGCAAAACCACGTACCGCACGTTCTTAGTGATAAACGGCGTGGTAGGTCCGCTGTTGCTGGGCGGTGCGGTGGCCACCTTCTTCACAGGCTCCGAGTTCTACATCGATAAAGGAAACCTGACGGACGCCGCCATGCCCGTCATCAGCCGCTGGGCCAACGCCGGTCACGGGCTGGACGCCCTGCTCAATCCTTGGAACGTGGTGCTTGGCCTGGCCGTCTTCTTCCTGTCGCGCATTCTGGGCGCACTCTATTTTATCAACAACATCAACGATGAGGAGCTGGTGGCCCGCTGCCGCCGTTCGCTCTGGGGCAATGCCGGGCTGTTCCTCCTTTTCTTCCTGGCCTTCGTCATCCGCACGCTGGTGTCTCCCGGTTACGCCGTCCGTCCCGAAACGGGAGAGGTGTTCATGGAGCCCTATAAGTACCTCACCAACTTCCTCCAGATGCCCGCGGTGTTGCTCCTGTTCCTGGTCGGCGTGCTTGCCGTGCTTTGGGGCATTGTCCGCACGTTGTGGAAGGCATCCTTCGACCGAGGTATTTGGTTTGCCGGTATAGGTACGGTGCTCACCGTCCTGTCTCTTTTGCTGGTGGCGGGCTATAACAATACGGCCTATTATCCGTCCACTCACCACCTGCAGAGCTCATTGACCCTTGCCAACAGCTGCTCCAGCCTGTTCACGCTCAGGGTCATGGCCTACGTCTCCATCCTCGTTCCCTTCGTCCTGGCCTATATCTTCTATGCATGGCGCAGCATCGATATTCGCAAGATAGATGCCAACGAAATGAAGGAGGGAGAACATACCTATTGA